The window aaagattaaaaatcaaatgaaaaattgatgtattaatccatttaaaaataacaaacccATTACAtgctaacataaataaataacattttgtgaaaaaaactctattttataaaactgaaaaaaaaggtGTGTTGGAAGATGACATGATTTTACATTTTCAACACTTTTTGAGAGATCAGGAGTGAAAAGACAGTATCTTCatgttatgaaaatattttgatgttACAAATCCTCTgagaagctctcaaggaaccgCATTAATGATTAAAAGTTAGCACAAAAGGGGCCTTAAGAAAGAGGAAGCTataactttcttaaaaaaaaaaaacccaaagatctCATCTATACAAGTCATTGTGTCAAACACCCCCGCTTCTTTCATTAACTAGAAACCAAAGATTGCCATGTACTCACGGCCAAATTCAGAACAATAGTCTTATTTCTGAGGTCAGTGTCAAGCTCTTATCATGTTTAGTTCAAGGAAGCTATAAAACCTATTAACTGCAAAGACTTCAGTTCCCTTTCTGATATTTGCTTAACCTGTTCATTGCTAAATTGGCCATTATCTTTAAGTTGGCACCGCTTTGGTATAGACTGGAGTATGGCAGGGTTTAACTAAAACTGCATACATTCAGACCAGGGATATGTTAGTCAGTGATGGAACACCTGCTCTATTTCTCTCTATGTGAAAGATTTGAAAATTtttagagaaaaggagggagaaaattcTCCCTTCAGCACAGTAATAATGCTAAAATCTTTTACCTAAGATAACTCTTCACATTTTACAAATGACTTGCACACACACCATCTCCCTTGATCCTTTTGAAGCCCCCAAGGGAAGATCAGGACAAATAATACTATCCCTGTTTCTACAATGAGGAATCTGAGGATCAGACATGGGGTCTTGTCCAAGGTAGCATGGCAAGTATTTGGCAGAGGGGATTAAAATTTAGGTCCTCTTACTGGTAGTTTAGGATTCCTTGcagcattccttccttcctttgattTGGGGGCAGAATTAAGAGAGGAGTCAGTGGGGATTGAGTGGAGGCATCGGAATGGTACATTCAAATTTATATCCCTTCTGCTCTATCGACtgttatttcatttttgctttactttaaaaatttttcatttagttagttgaaaggcagagtgatagagaaggagtgacacagatcttccatctgctgagtccctAAATGACCcaaaaagccaggactgggccaggccaaagccaggagccaggaactcactccagatctctagtgtgggtgacagggactcaagtacttggggcatcacctgcctcttcccaggtatattatgaggaagctgggttgaaagcaaGTATtagggatttgaaccagcactcccaaATGGGATATGtatcccaggtggtggcttaatcagcTGCACAACAATGCCAACCACAATATTAGTTATTTTATCTGATGCAGACAAGGTTTAATAGTAGCAAAGATATTTCTGTGAATTAATCTAATAAATTTGCCATCCGTGCATACATAATGGAACTTCATGAAATAACTACCTAGCCACTTTATGCAGACAGTTTATACACATCCTATTCCCTCTTctccaagagaaaaataaaaatcctgcagttaaaaaacaaaacttaatgaAACTGCCAAACAgaatagaaagaataaaaaattttacACAAGGCTATAACAAGATTTAGTACACATACTTGTTACAACACACACTTTGCAATCTTCTTCCACCAATTggtgaaaattacaaaaattacAGTTCATAATTTAGTGAAAATTTGTCTCCTAATAAGCTCTTAGGCAAAAACCTTCAGCCTGTATaaaaacattatcaaaataatttcaaaaaaacttgttttaactCTTAGGTGCTTGAAGATTCTGTGGTGGTAAGAAAGAGAATATGTAGAATAAAAGAATGCTCAGCAAGAAGAAAACAATTATTGCTACTCGTCAGCAAATCAGTAAGTAATTGTTATTTAGTGTCTGTCATTAGTATAGATGTCTACTTTACATTTTGTCACTAGGAAAATCATCCAAAGTTATTCATACAAATAGCACAAAACATTCGGGGATTCTAAGCAAAGTATTTAATTTGGAGAGTGGGGGTcaataacaacatcaacaaaCCCTAGTATAAAGTGAATCAAATGCCACTAACAACCAAGCATTTTTCTTGCTGCACATTATAAACACAGTATTGCTtctcatgtacacacacactctctcgaTTTTTGAGACGTATATAAAATTCAGAATTACTCCATGAATTTTCTGGGTTTAAAGACAGAtgaaaaaatgttaacaaaagcCAGCAAGAatcttaaaacatatatatatcctTTTTGCAGAATTCTACAGAAAGTTACTGGCTATCTTACACCAATTGTGTGCCCTTTTTGTCTAACTTTAGTAATACTGTCTTTTATGAATGATTAAGAAAGAAGTTAATGGATTTTTAAGACAGCTGCATCTATACTGTGTTGatatacacatattatatatgcatatatatacacagagagatacaTGTATCTCATCATCACAGCACATGATGACTCCCCCCCCCCTTGTTGGTGTGTTTTTCCCTCTCCACATGTTTCCTTTGGCAAAAATGAGTGGATAATGATTTTTAATGGGAAACAGAACTAAAGAAAATCAAACTAGAAAGTATGAAGTGGTATGCTGTAGGAATCCAATGAAATAACTCAATGCATGTTTATGTAGTGGTAAAGTGCTAGAAAGTCCTTTCATTAGTAATTTAAAAACAGAGTACAAAGAAATTTGTAGCTTCATTTGATGGTGTTGACCACAGGCACCATAGCAATGGCACTGGCTGAGGTGGAGTTGACTATGTCCTCATACTCCGGGGGTGGGTCTAAATGAGGTTCTGTTTCACTTCTCCGCAGGTTCGTCTGGCCAGTCGCTTCTTCATAGGTAGGTGGGGGATCACAGTTGGACAGGCGAGTGGAGACGGAATCTGAACGACCAACCACATATTCTAGAAAGCCTGGAGACAATCCACTGCTGTCAAACACTTCATCTGGTGGGGGAGGTGGAGTGATAATATTGAGGTGCTGAGGAAAAGGGATGTGGCCTTCGGTCACTGTTTGTCTCcgagttttgttttttaggaagcatctccagattaggaaaacaACAAGGAGGATAATGAAGAGACCAAAGATTAGTGGAAAGGTAAGGTAAAATTGAAACCAGTCACTTCCTCTGCTACTCTCTCCTTGCTGTGCTTTTGTGTAGGTGCTCCAAAACTCCTTCTGAAAACACAAGACAGACCAAAAATCAGTGCGGTCAAAGGCAAGCAATGTCAAGTGCATGGGCATCTACATTCAATGAACACCataaccaaacaaaaaaccagatcTGCCAGTTCAAGCAACTGACCAATAGGGTTACATCAGAATAAACCCACTCTGGAACTAGATCTCCTCTAAAATTTCATTATTATGCCAACATTTTGTGATTCTAATATGAACTGGGACATCCTATACTAAATATTGTAGTACTTACTAAAGTTTGGgtatttattcataattttacTCTAAAAAGCAGGTGAAAATATGCAAGTTTCAATATTAAAATAAGCCAAAAATAGAAACAAGATTATTCCAGGTACAGCCTTTATTTCAGGACAATACCAAAACCCTGAAATCATCAAATGACTCATTTGCTTTAGCAGCATTAAAAATGTAATCACAAGTACAAAATAATGAAGTATAGatacatgaatcttttaaaataaatttacttttaaaattatatactaTTAACATTTGGGTATTTATCAGTTTTAAGACTGAcactttaatgatctgtgattatctgaagttttaattaaaataaaatttaaaattaaaaacacattttcattatATAAAACTTAAGTAATAGCAAATAGCTAAAAAAGCAAACCACCTGTAATTTCATCACAAAGACATAAGCACTGGGGGCTACCATGGTGGCATATCatgcttgtggcaccagcatcccataagtgtgtcagtttgtgccccagctgctccacttctggtccagcttcctgctaatggcctgggaaagcagtggaggatgacccaagatcttggaactctgcacccgtatgtgagacctggaagaagttcctggctcccagcttcagatcagccattgTGATaatctagggagtaaatcagcagatacaagagctctttctccctctcagacTCTGTCTTCGCCCCCtccataactctgattttcaagtaaaataagtaaatctttaaagagaaaaaataagatgtaagcaatattaacatttttgtttacaccatttagaaaatattttataggcctgcattgtggcacagcatgcagtgcctgcattccatatgagctGTGGTTCAAATACCAATTGCTCcagtttggatccagctccctgttaatgcacctgggaaaacagcagaagaggggcCGGCAATTTATGTGGGAAAACTAGATGCGGTCTAGACTCCTGACTCCATTTTGGCCCAGATCCAGTGACTGTGACCATTTGGCGAGAAAACCATTGAATGtaaatactctctctctctctttctgtacctttacctttcaaataagcaaaatacatCTTCTCTTAAAAAGTAGAAAACGTTATAGTATTTCTACTGTTTTTAATAACTACAGTTGTACCTCTACATATATGCCGACCCTTTAAAAATTGGAATCAAATTGCAGTAATTATAATAAAGGTGTTAATCATCCAGTCATCCACTTACAGAGATTTATGAAATTTCTGATTCATAGTCAATTTTCCTTTATCTGTAGCTGAGATTTCACCCTGTTTCTTTCCAGTCTCTCAAATTCCCTTTTCCTCCACTTCATTTTACCTACAAATGCCAATAAATATGTGGTTTAGCGATTATGTACTGTTAATCCTcagtaaatacaataaaaaggaCTCTTGTAATTGCCCATTTTACTTCAGGATGATCAAGTATTAAAAGGCACACGAGGGACACGCTATATTacggtgagttaagctgccatgtaTGGTGCCTCTATCACCTATGGCAACTTGACGTTGGATCcaactcctgagaaagcagtgaaaaatggcccaaaagcttaggcccctgtcacccttgtgttagacctagatggagttacaaactcctggctccagcctggcccagtcctggctattgtggccatttaaaaataaaacccgtttaaaaataaaaaataaaactttaaaaaataaaccccaTGACAATGAGGCTTTTGTATTGTTTAtttgtataatttattttctctagTTTGCCTGGTATGATGGGAAATAAAAATCtgtaggtgattttttttaagaaaaaaattacaaaaataatgattttgaagGTATAAAAGCAAAgcccaagtaaaaaaaaaaaaaatcagtgtcttATTTTCCATGTAGTAATTCTACGAATCCTCATTACATCAAAACTGCAAGTACTATTATCATCGCCAATTTTCAAGTGGTTACCTAATTCATTTAACAAGTAATTTTTGCTGCTGGGGTTCAAGCCCTAGAGGCATGGTACAATCTAAACAGCAATGTGTCTTGAGGAATAAGATATTTAAACTCTATTGCAATGTTCCTAGAAAATTCAGTCTTTCAAGGATTGGATCTGTGGTGTAGTAGTTTAAACCacagcctgtagcaccagcattccatatgggtgacatTTTAAGTCCTGactcctccatttctgatccagttacctgctaatgttTTGGGGAAACCAGCAGGAATGGTTAAAGAATTTGCGCTCATGTACCCACAGGGAAGACTCAGGTGGAATTCTAGACTTCTagtttcaggttggctcagcttttGTCCTTGCaggaatttggaaaataaaccagtaaatagaagCTTCCTCTCACTTGCTTTGCgcatgagagtgtgtgtgtgtgtgtgtgtgtgtgtgtgtgtctttcccacTCTCAATTCCTTTGTGGATCTGCCATTAAGTAGCAATAAATCACACAAAAATCGTtaagcaataaaaaaatttatggtaaATATCAAGAGTTGGTTCAGATGTGTGTGACTGGGAGACTGAATATATTGAAGCATCAGCATTATTTTTCAGCACCAAAAGTTAGCCAAGGGCCAGCAGTTCACATTGGGCACACTCAGGAGCTGGGGACTTGTCAAAATGCTAATTCTAATTACATGGCTCTGGGATGGGGCTTCAGATTTTGTATTTCTAACAAGCtctcaagttccaactgctcctgCCAGTCCACAGCCCACACTGAGCAGCGAAATGCTAGCCCTGGTTTTCAATCCAGGGATGCCCAGGTCCTGCCCTGGAgactgagtatgtgctggggGATGGGAGAGGTGAGAGGTTCTGCAGGTGACTGTGtcctgcagcagcctggagagCCTCCTGCTGAAGCTCCTGTGGTCTCGGCTATTCCCTTCTGCTGGTGCAGCTCCCTCAGGTGGTTCTTCTTGTTCATTCACCCACCTATGCCAAGCATGTAGACATCAGTGTCACCAGGGCCAGGACTTCCTCCTTCGGCTTCTGAGCATCTCTGAAGCTTGGGAGGAAGTCCAGGATGTAACCAGGAGGCACAGGCCACCCAGCTTTGGGAGCAAGCAGCACCAAGTGTTTGAGAGGACGATTTCAAAGAAAAGCTGGATGACACAGAAGGGACGCAGGTAACTGGAAGTTGTCACAGCAGCATTTCCTTCCAGTCCTGGGTCTGAGGAAGGGGACAATGCAAACAACCATCTACTCTCCTGAGTCTTAGCTGCACCTGACAGCCAAAGCCCCTGGGAAGGCTGTTTCCTTCTCTGCTAGCATGCAGGGTGACAGGGCTGGTAGAAACGCAACAGAGACCTCCAGTGGCAAATTATAAGCATGAACTCTTTTTCTGAAAGTATAAGTCCCACAGAGAAACTTAGAGCTCATTGGATGTTGGGGATggtgaggatgatgatgatgataaacaCAGCTAACACCATGTACTCCCATGAGTCAGGTATGGCTTGAGGTGACTTGAGAAATTCACTCATTTAATGTCAACAACATAATGAGGTTGATGTCTTTATTATGCCTGTCTCCCATATGAAGAAACAAGAGCAAAGTTCAATAATTTGCCCGATCTCATACAAGATGATTGAGTAAACTGAGATTTGAGTCCAGACAATCTGAGGTGAAGAGATCACCACAGCAAACATCTCTCTAAaataggaaaggaaggaggatCCTCAGTGAGCTCATAGTTTCAAACACGGACAAACATTAGGCTAGCTTAAAATTTTTgtggaaaattggaattaaaagataggtttaggggcctgtgtggtggcctagcgactgaagtcctcgccttgaacatgccaggatcccatatggatgctggttctaatcttggcagctccacttcccatccagctccctgcttgtggcccgggaagctgttgaagaaggcccaaagctttgggactctgcacccacatgggagacccagaagagctcctggctcctggtttcagattggttcaactccagccattgtggtcacttggggagtgaatcatcgatggaagatcttcctctctgtctctcctcctctctgtatatctgacttcccaataaaaatgaataaatctttttttaaaaaaacataggtTTATTTTGCTACAAACTGTTAAAAAAATCCATACTTTTATTAGATATGCACTTTTCTGTAACACTTTTAAAGATTTCCCTACACTCCAAAATGCTCAACTTGTTCTTCTACTTAGCTAGAAAATGACAGTGTACAGATAAACTTAATCATGCAAGAAGCCATAGTATCTCAGTCAGTGATGGACAACATAGATAAGGAGAATCCACAAAATCAGATATTTGGGAATTATGTTGCGACCTAGGTTTTTGCTTGTGCCAACACACACTTTTATGAGTGGCAGGGAAGAAATACAATGCTACAAACCAGCTAGGCCAAGAGTAACAAAGGAGCAGGACTACTTTCTGCAGGCTTCACTCAAAGGGCCATAGTccttactttcctttttcttaaagaataagATAATATCTTACTTTAGCCAAATGGtaacattaatatttttaaatgtttattaatataaGCAGAATGGATTTCAGAGATACAGTTCTAAGACCATAACCATGTTTTCCCTCTTCCCTCAATATCCTGTCTTCCTTTAATTTTCACAATAACATAATTTCTCTTTAGTTTgtaatggatgcaactggagacccCTATACTTAGTGAAATGGGcaagtccccaaaagacaaatatatgctTTCTCTGATATATGGTACTGAATAAGGGATACCAAAAAGCATATGAAAATGAACTTGACAAGTTGTGATTTGAACACTTTTATTTCTTGAACATTATGGTTAGTAGTGTAttctcaatttaaaataaatatttcttcaatttatttgaaaggctgagatgcaggacagagagatcttccatcttcggCCCACACCctgatagctacaacagccagcactggaggTCAGGCTAACTGCAGgcgccaggaactccactggggCTGCCACATCGGTGGCAGAGATCTAAGCAACTGAGCCACTTTCCATCGTTTTTATAGGCACATTATCATGGAGCTAGATCGGAAAGGTTGAAGCCataacttgaaccagcaccctgagAAGGAATATAAGCATGACAAACTACAGATTAAAATCTGTGGCACAAACACAGGGCCAAGACATCAGTTTTAAGAAAGTGTTGAAGAGGGCctggtagcgtggcctagcggctgaagccctcgcctggaatgccccaggatcccatatggttgccggttctaatcctggcagctccacttcccatccagctccctgcctgtggcctgggaaagcagtagagggcagcccaatgcattgggacactgcacccgcgtgggagacgtggaagaggttccaggttcctggcatcggatcggcgcacaatggcccgttgcggctcacttggggagtgaagcatcggatggaagatcttcctctccttctctcctcctctctgtatatctgactttgtaataaaataaataaatcttaaaaaagaaagtgttgaACAGTTATGAGGGTCAAAGCTTAATTACCACATGTCCAAATATGCTTAGGTTGTACTGAATGTTCAGAACAGTCAGTTAAGAACAAAACAACACATGAAATTTTGATCACTGCAGAAAATAATCCatcttatattttatattttgtcttATATTTTGTCTTATATTTTAAATCAACATTTAAAACATGGTGTCTTTACTAAGATGTCCTCCCATATAAACCAAATAACTGCTGACATTGGCTGCCCTGTTATAGATGTGTCCCATCCATGACAAAAACCTCCTGTGTGTTGCATGAGTGTGACTTTATTGGAAGAGATGGTACAACTGAGGGAGACCCTGTAAGTGGAGATTCTGAAAGGGCAATCAGTAGGCTAGAACCCACAGCACATCTGAAAAAGACAGGCTAAGCCCCAGACCCCTTAACACTGTGGCTCAGACTGGGCTTGTCAAAGACCCTCTGCCTGCCATTTCAAATTCAGGAATCCTGCCTCTGGCTACCTAGAAGTAACAAACTGCAACATTTGTATATCTGAGGAAGTCGAATAGCCTGAGGTCCAGTTGAGCCTCCCTCTCTTTGAAGCCCTCTCCAATGCCTTCCCACTCATTTCCTCCCTAGAGGCACCATGTTTATATTTCCACCTTCCCACACTGGGTGGCCCCTGACCACCCACATCACCTCCCTCAGTTATGAAGGGAAATGAAGGTGTTCTCCAGGAGCCCACAGCAGCCTTTCCACCTCCACCAGTGGGGATCCTGAGTTACATGCCAACGGGGCAGGTGGGGAGCCaggcagagaaggaagctgaaaccAGGGACCCCAGTTGTAAACCCACCTGGGGATCTGTCCTATTTCTCTAGGTGAGGGTTTTGTACACACGAGTCAACCAACTTGTTTCTGTAAGAACCACGTTAAGTTTATTGTGAACGAAGCTCAGACTGAAAGCAAGGGAGGGGTGAATGTGCAATGTCCAATGGGTCCCT is drawn from Ochotona princeps isolate mOchPri1 chromosome X, mOchPri1.hap1, whole genome shotgun sequence and contains these coding sequences:
- the PRRG1 gene encoding transmembrane gamma-carboxyglutamic acid protein 1, which gives rise to MVAGTERTVSLTGSDRSRYQDNSTQRLALYNPQGKVTEMYLSLVFLTGEKANSVLKRYRRANRLFEEIRQGNIERECKEEVCTFEEAREAFENNEKTKEFWSTYTKAQQGESSRGSDWFQFYLTFPLIFGLFIILLVVFLIWRCFLKNKTRRQTVTEGHIPFPQHLNIITPPPPPDEVFDSSGLSPGFLEYVVGRSDSVSTRLSNCDPPPTYEEATGQTNLRRSETEPHLDPPPEYEDIVNSTSASAIAMVPVVNTIK